A genome region from Micromonospora peucetia includes the following:
- the pgsA gene encoding CDP-diacylglycerol--glycerol-3-phosphate 3-phosphatidyltransferase, protein MTGATESTPVPVVARVPVLNAANALTALRLVLVPVFAASVVISAMTHAGWQMVACLIFAVASATDLVDGWIARRFALVTSVGTVADPIADKALTGAALLLLSWYDQLPWWVTAVILVRELGITALRFWVIRHGVIAASRGGKIKTALQILAITWYLWPMPADLAVVGPWIMAAAVGVTVVTGFDYVAQALRLRRPTT, encoded by the coding sequence GTGACCGGGGCGACGGAGTCGACGCCCGTGCCGGTGGTGGCCCGGGTGCCCGTGTTGAACGCGGCCAACGCGCTCACCGCGCTGCGGCTGGTCCTGGTGCCGGTCTTCGCTGCGTCCGTGGTCATCTCGGCGATGACCCACGCCGGCTGGCAGATGGTCGCCTGCCTGATCTTCGCCGTGGCCTCCGCGACCGACCTGGTGGACGGCTGGATCGCCCGCCGGTTCGCCCTGGTCACCTCGGTGGGCACGGTCGCCGACCCGATCGCGGACAAGGCGCTCACCGGGGCGGCGTTGCTGCTGCTCTCCTGGTACGACCAGCTGCCCTGGTGGGTGACCGCCGTGATCCTCGTCCGCGAGCTGGGCATCACCGCACTGCGGTTCTGGGTGATCCGGCACGGCGTGATCGCGGCCAGCCGCGGTGGCAAGATCAAGACTGCTCTCCAGATCCTGGCCATCACGTGGTACCTGTGGCCGATGCCGGCCGATCTCGCCGTGGTCGGCCCGTGGATCATGGCCGCTGCGGTCGGCGTAACGGTGGTCACCGGTTTCGACTACGTCGCCCAGGCCCTCCGGCTCCGCCGCCCCACCACCTGA
- the pspM gene encoding phage shock envelope stress response protein PspM — MADERTRYFRRLSRLRRSARRWSVTAGGLGGAAAVLTPYAGLGLPDAAWAAGAGGALVLAAWRWVDLRALAARPAPPALDPAEAAARSRARLVAAVERLPVGPGVLAEVRRVRSRVALRGTSAAEPWARLDRAALTLAGMSGRLTGLAGPALLEAAEADRSLRDLAGRVAGVDRALRLAPADARPALAEAHRALTGQLEQGVAAYERLVVAAAGYVAGDAHPDAEHPAASRLTEATDLLHGVASALTELRGVGAPLRTP, encoded by the coding sequence GTGGCAGACGAGCGCACGCGGTACTTCCGGCGGCTGAGCCGGTTGCGGCGGTCCGCCCGCCGGTGGAGCGTCACGGCCGGTGGTCTGGGCGGTGCCGCCGCCGTGCTGACCCCGTACGCCGGGCTGGGTCTGCCCGACGCGGCCTGGGCGGCCGGGGCGGGCGGCGCGCTGGTGCTCGCCGCCTGGCGCTGGGTCGACCTGCGGGCGCTGGCCGCCCGGCCGGCGCCGCCGGCGCTCGACCCGGCCGAGGCCGCCGCGCGGTCCCGCGCCAGGCTGGTCGCCGCCGTGGAGCGGCTCCCCGTCGGGCCCGGCGTGCTGGCCGAGGTCCGCCGGGTTCGCTCCCGGGTGGCGCTGCGCGGCACCAGCGCGGCCGAGCCGTGGGCCCGACTGGACCGGGCCGCCCTCACCCTAGCCGGGATGTCCGGGCGGCTGACCGGGCTGGCCGGGCCGGCCCTGCTGGAGGCCGCCGAGGCCGACCGGTCGCTGCGGGACCTCGCCGGGCGGGTGGCCGGCGTCGACCGTGCGCTGCGGCTCGCCCCGGCGGATGCCCGGCCGGCGCTGGCCGAGGCGCACCGGGCCCTGACCGGGCAGTTGGAGCAGGGCGTCGCCGCGTACGAGCGGCTGGTCGTGGCCGCTGCGGGCTACGTCGCCGGGGACGCCCACCCCGACGCCGAGCACCCGGCCGCCTCCCGCCTCACCGAGGCGACCGACCTGCTGCACGGGGTCGCCTCGGCGCTGACCGAGCTGCGCGGCGTCGGTGCGCCGCTGCGGACACCCTGA
- the rimO gene encoding 30S ribosomal protein S12 methylthiotransferase RimO, producing MVSATSPSDSSSSARLAPHRDLEPSSAAADGRRVALLTLGCARNEVDSEELAARLHADGWQVTTDGEGADVVVVNTCGFVEKAKQDSIQTLLAAAGTGAKVVAAGCMAERYGRELADSLPEAQAVLSFDDYPDIAARLDAVVAGERIDAHTPRDRRELLPLTPVARRASAVSLPGHGTPVRGVTETDEHTPAHLRQVLRRRLDTGPVASLKLASGCDRRCAFCAIPAFRGAFVSRTPDELLAEAEWLAKTGVRELVLVSENSTSYGKDLGDPRALEKLLPQLAAIDGIVRVRASYLQPAETRPGLVEAIATTPGVAPYFDLSFQHSSEPVLRRMRRFGSTGRFLELLASARALAPDAGARSNFIVGFPGETRADYQELVRFLTEARLDAIGVFDYSDEDGTEAAGLPGKVSAATVKRRYDKLGALADELCSQRAEERLGSTVEVLVDSVDDGVVEGRAAHQAPEVDGSTTLVAPSGGGVDLAALRPGDLVRATVTDTEGVDLVAVPDEMISAAPGATR from the coding sequence ATGGTGTCTGCCACCTCCCCCTCCGACAGCTCCAGCTCGGCGCGTCTGGCGCCGCACCGCGACCTGGAGCCGTCGTCCGCCGCCGCCGACGGCCGCCGTGTCGCCCTGCTGACCCTGGGCTGTGCCCGCAACGAGGTCGATTCGGAGGAGCTGGCCGCCCGGCTGCACGCCGACGGCTGGCAGGTCACCACCGATGGCGAGGGCGCCGACGTGGTGGTCGTCAACACGTGCGGCTTCGTGGAGAAGGCGAAGCAGGACTCCATCCAGACCCTGCTGGCCGCCGCCGGCACCGGCGCCAAGGTGGTCGCCGCCGGCTGCATGGCCGAGCGGTACGGCCGTGAGCTGGCCGACAGCCTCCCCGAGGCGCAGGCGGTGCTGAGTTTCGACGACTACCCCGACATCGCCGCCCGACTGGACGCGGTCGTCGCCGGCGAGCGGATCGACGCCCATACCCCGCGCGACCGGCGCGAGTTGCTGCCGCTGACCCCCGTCGCCCGGCGGGCCAGCGCGGTGTCGCTGCCCGGCCACGGCACCCCGGTGCGGGGCGTCACCGAGACCGACGAGCACACCCCGGCCCACCTGCGCCAGGTGCTGCGCCGCCGGCTCGACACCGGCCCGGTCGCCTCGCTCAAGCTCGCCAGCGGCTGCGACCGGCGCTGCGCGTTCTGCGCCATTCCCGCCTTCCGCGGCGCCTTCGTCTCCCGTACGCCGGACGAACTGCTCGCCGAGGCGGAGTGGCTGGCCAAGACCGGCGTCCGTGAGCTGGTGCTGGTCAGCGAGAACTCGACCTCCTACGGCAAGGACCTGGGCGACCCCCGGGCGTTGGAGAAGCTGCTGCCCCAGCTCGCCGCGATCGACGGCATCGTCCGGGTGCGGGCAAGCTACCTCCAGCCGGCCGAAACCCGGCCCGGCCTGGTCGAGGCGATCGCCACCACGCCCGGTGTGGCGCCCTACTTCGACCTGTCGTTCCAACACTCGAGTGAGCCGGTGCTGCGCCGGATGCGCCGTTTCGGCTCCACCGGCCGGTTCCTGGAGCTGCTGGCGAGCGCCCGCGCGCTGGCCCCGGACGCGGGCGCGCGGAGCAACTTCATCGTCGGCTTCCCGGGCGAGACCCGCGCCGACTACCAGGAGCTGGTCCGGTTCCTGACCGAGGCGCGGCTCGACGCGATCGGGGTGTTCGACTACAGCGACGAGGACGGCACCGAGGCGGCCGGGCTGCCCGGCAAGGTCTCCGCCGCCACGGTCAAGCGCCGCTACGACAAGCTCGGCGCGCTCGCCGACGAGCTCTGCTCGCAGCGCGCCGAGGAGCGCCTGGGCTCCACGGTCGAGGTGCTGGTCGACTCGGTCGACGACGGCGTGGTCGAGGGGCGGGCGGCCCACCAGGCCCCCGAGGTCGACGGCTCGACCACTCTCGTCGCCCCGTCCGGCGGCGGGGTGGATCTGGCCGCGTTGCGCCCGGGTGACCTGGTGCGGGCGACCGTCACGGACACCGAAGGGGTGGACCTCGTCGCGGTCCCGGATGAGATGATCTCGGCTGCGCCCGGCGCAACACGGTGA
- a CDS encoding ornithine cyclodeaminase family protein — protein MPLFFSDPEVAAALDAPATVAAMREALLAAYAGRLVAPPRAAAPLGGGRMVLTAGHLTGEWYGFRSYDTFGHPESAQVVVLHDGRTGAVRAVAVGEELGSRRTGGLGGVAVDALARPDAATLGVIGSGGQAWTQVWAAAAVRPLREVTVHSRSAARREAFAARVRAELGVPARAVDSARAAVRDRDVVVLATTAVTPVLDAADLAPGTHVNTVGFKQVDRHEFGADLLDAADLLATDSPAQAAAYDPPMLATLPGYAGRLRDLGAVLAGAVPGRTGADQVTVFCSTGLAGTEVFLLDRLVRVGAAVV, from the coding sequence ATGCCGCTGTTCTTCTCCGATCCCGAGGTCGCCGCCGCGCTGGACGCCCCCGCCACGGTGGCCGCGATGCGCGAAGCCCTGCTCGCCGCGTACGCCGGCCGCCTGGTGGCCCCGCCCCGGGCCGCCGCGCCGCTGGGCGGGGGACGGATGGTGCTCACCGCCGGGCATCTCACCGGCGAGTGGTACGGCTTCCGCTCGTACGACACGTTCGGGCACCCGGAGAGCGCGCAGGTGGTGGTGCTGCACGACGGGCGTACCGGGGCGGTCCGGGCGGTGGCCGTCGGGGAGGAGCTGGGCTCCCGGCGCACCGGCGGGCTGGGCGGGGTCGCCGTGGACGCCCTGGCCCGGCCGGACGCCGCCACCCTGGGCGTGATCGGCTCCGGCGGGCAGGCGTGGACCCAGGTCTGGGCCGCCGCCGCCGTCCGCCCGCTGCGCGAGGTCACCGTGCACAGCCGCTCCGCCGCCCGACGGGAGGCGTTCGCCGCCCGGGTCCGCGCCGAACTGGGCGTGCCGGCGCGGGCGGTGGACTCGGCGCGGGCCGCCGTGCGGGACCGGGACGTGGTGGTGCTCGCCACCACCGCCGTCACCCCGGTGCTCGACGCCGCCGACCTGGCCCCCGGCACCCACGTCAACACGGTCGGCTTCAAGCAGGTCGACCGGCACGAGTTCGGTGCCGACCTGCTGGACGCCGCCGACCTGCTGGCCACCGACTCGCCGGCCCAGGCCGCCGCGTACGACCCGCCGATGCTGGCGACGCTGCCCGGGTACGCCGGGCGGTTGCGTGACCTGGGCGCGGTGCTGGCCGGGGCGGTCCCGGGCCGGACCGGTGCGGACCAGGTCACGGTGTTCTGCTCGACCGGCCTGGCCGGCACGGAGGTCTTCCTGCTCGACCGGCTGGTCCGGGTCGGCGCGGCGGTGGTCTGA
- a CDS encoding helix-turn-helix domain-containing protein has product MVLLRRVIGDALRARRQGQHRTLREVSSAANVSLGYLSEIERGQKEPSSELLAAICDALGARLSELLREVSDTVALAEQMPGVLVPVQDEPTAPAVAVRRSTGRGVHQVSSDGTVAVQVRQDSPLKATLRSSRVRGSERDVVCAA; this is encoded by the coding sequence GTGGTCCTGCTACGCCGCGTGATCGGTGACGCACTGCGGGCGCGCCGGCAGGGTCAGCACCGCACCCTGCGCGAGGTCTCCTCCGCCGCCAATGTCAGCCTCGGCTACCTGTCCGAGATCGAGCGCGGCCAGAAGGAACCGTCCAGCGAGCTGCTGGCGGCTATCTGCGACGCCCTCGGAGCGCGCCTGTCCGAGCTGCTGCGCGAGGTCAGCGACACCGTCGCCCTCGCCGAGCAGATGCCCGGCGTGCTGGTGCCGGTGCAGGATGAGCCCACCGCGCCTGCCGTCGCCGTACGCAGAAGCACGGGCCGCGGCGTCCACCAGGTCAGCTCGGACGGCACGGTCGCCGTCCAGGTCCGTCAGGACTCCCCGCTCAAGGCCACCCTGCGCAGTTCCCGGGTCCGGGGCAGCGAGCGCGACGTGGTCTGCGCCGCCTGA
- a CDS encoding DMT family transporter — protein MAWIVLVISGLLETAWAIALERSAGFTRLVPSLVFVVTLVLSMAGLAYALREIPVGTGYAVWVGIGVVGTALVGMFALGESASLPRIACLLLVVAGVVGLKVFH, from the coding sequence ATGGCCTGGATCGTGCTGGTGATCTCCGGACTTCTCGAGACCGCGTGGGCGATCGCCCTCGAACGCAGCGCCGGGTTCACCCGGCTCGTCCCGTCGCTGGTCTTCGTGGTGACCCTGGTGCTCAGCATGGCCGGCCTCGCGTACGCGCTGCGCGAGATCCCGGTCGGCACCGGCTATGCCGTCTGGGTCGGCATCGGGGTGGTCGGCACCGCCCTGGTCGGGATGTTCGCGCTGGGCGAGTCGGCCAGCCTGCCCCGGATCGCCTGCCTGCTGCTGGTGGTTGCCGGCGTCGTCGGCCTGAAGGTCTTCCACTGA
- a CDS encoding YbjN domain-containing protein: protein MTGRGGDVTGRGLDPFGLPGWWSGLRRGGRQPDPALAGALADARDTPDGEARSTELERIAAHADATGDDRTAVAARFALIDAYLLHGERWRLVEPVRRCLAAADRRPGLLAEGQAELLRRYQWYAVEALLGSPRVGLDQARSMLDDLATRAAGDPAAVAELHCRIADHLGDEPTARRWYDRWSTADPGPVGGCPDCAPARRAELLAGWGDHRAALDAVRDTVDGAADCTEQPERTLAAGLLSWLRAGEPERAAEAHVRAYRRHRRERAAFPLLAAHLRWCVLAGHPARGLDVLAEQLPRLDRSHDDLSAMEFAAAGALVCALAVEAGLGGRTVHRPAYGVRPAAELDVATLGATLLGVATALAGSFDARNGTGHQSGRIASWLAERPTAAPVPLPPDEDPDDDGNDDGPPDEDPPADGEPRPLSLAMITAVLDRRGDRYDVDARGAVTGRWGGVLIQFRRGGERGEIFQARSVASRRLPADRLVEAYAFCNAWNHDRLLPKAYVHEQENELMLAGHIATDLAHGVAPAQLAVLLDAAVDTGVAYAEAVAALP from the coding sequence GTGACGGGCCGGGGCGGGGACGTGACCGGTCGCGGGCTCGACCCGTTCGGGCTGCCCGGCTGGTGGAGCGGGCTGCGGCGCGGGGGCCGGCAGCCCGACCCCGCGCTGGCCGGAGCGCTCGCCGACGCCCGGGACACCCCCGACGGCGAGGCCCGGAGCACCGAGCTGGAACGGATCGCCGCGCACGCCGACGCCACCGGCGACGACCGGACGGCGGTGGCGGCCCGGTTCGCGCTGATCGACGCGTACCTCCTGCACGGGGAGCGGTGGCGACTGGTCGAGCCGGTACGCCGCTGCCTCGCCGCCGCGGACCGCCGCCCCGGCCTGCTGGCGGAGGGCCAGGCCGAGCTGCTGCGGCGCTACCAGTGGTACGCCGTGGAGGCCCTGCTCGGCTCGCCACGCGTCGGGCTGGACCAGGCTCGTTCCATGCTGGACGACCTCGCCACGCGCGCCGCCGGCGACCCGGCGGCGGTCGCCGAGCTGCACTGCCGCATCGCCGACCACCTCGGCGACGAGCCCACCGCCAGGCGCTGGTACGACCGCTGGTCGACGGCCGACCCGGGGCCGGTCGGCGGCTGCCCGGACTGCGCGCCGGCCCGGCGGGCGGAACTGCTCGCCGGATGGGGCGACCACCGGGCCGCGCTGGACGCCGTACGGGACACCGTCGACGGCGCGGCCGACTGCACCGAACAGCCGGAGCGGACGCTGGCCGCCGGGCTGCTGTCCTGGCTGCGGGCCGGGGAGCCGGAGCGGGCAGCCGAGGCGCACGTGCGGGCGTACCGGCGGCATCGGCGGGAACGGGCCGCCTTCCCGCTCCTCGCCGCGCACTTGCGGTGGTGCGTGCTGGCCGGACATCCGGCCCGGGGCCTCGATGTCCTCGCCGAGCAGCTGCCCCGGCTGGACCGGTCGCACGACGACCTGTCCGCGATGGAGTTCGCCGCCGCCGGCGCACTGGTCTGCGCCCTCGCCGTCGAGGCGGGGCTCGGCGGGCGCACGGTGCACCGACCCGCGTACGGGGTGCGGCCGGCCGCCGAGCTCGACGTGGCCACGCTCGGCGCCACCCTGCTCGGGGTGGCCACCGCGCTGGCCGGCAGCTTCGACGCCCGCAACGGCACCGGCCACCAGTCCGGCCGGATCGCGTCCTGGCTGGCCGAGCGGCCGACCGCCGCACCGGTGCCGCTGCCACCGGACGAGGACCCCGACGACGACGGCAACGACGACGGCCCGCCCGACGAGGACCCGCCGGCGGACGGGGAGCCGCGCCCGCTGAGCCTGGCGATGATCACCGCCGTCCTGGACCGACGCGGCGACCGGTACGACGTGGACGCCCGCGGTGCCGTGACGGGCCGATGGGGCGGGGTGCTGATCCAGTTCCGGCGCGGCGGTGAGCGGGGCGAGATCTTCCAGGCCCGGTCCGTGGCGAGTCGCCGGCTGCCGGCCGACCGGCTCGTCGAGGCGTACGCCTTCTGCAACGCCTGGAACCACGACCGGCTGCTGCCGAAGGCGTACGTGCACGAGCAGGAGAACGAGTTGATGCTGGCCGGTCACATCGCCACCGACCTGGCCCACGGGGTGGCTCCCGCCCAGCTCGCGGTGCTGCTCGACGCGGCCGTGGACACCGGTGTCGCGTACGCCGAGGCGGTGGCTGCCCTGCCCTGA
- a CDS encoding YbjN domain-containing protein, whose translation MPSPGTEDGQDGPVAGHPGALEPLTGDLIAAVLRGRGYRVEADADGDLVGRWDDSLVWFLRPGATGELLQVRTLTAPTFPIEYVPALHAFCNAWNHDRLWPKAFVHVEDDGRARVCGEVITDLERGVTPHQLDQLLDCGIATGCQLATEVARLPGGVVA comes from the coding sequence ATGCCGTCGCCGGGAACCGAGGACGGTCAGGACGGCCCCGTGGCCGGGCACCCGGGGGCGCTGGAACCGCTGACCGGTGATTTGATCGCCGCCGTGCTGCGCGGTCGGGGCTACCGCGTCGAGGCCGACGCCGACGGCGACCTGGTCGGCCGCTGGGACGACAGCCTGGTCTGGTTCCTGCGGCCGGGCGCCACCGGAGAGCTGCTCCAGGTCCGCACCCTGACCGCGCCGACCTTCCCGATCGAGTACGTGCCGGCGCTGCACGCCTTCTGCAACGCGTGGAACCACGACCGGCTGTGGCCCAAGGCGTTCGTGCACGTCGAGGACGACGGGCGGGCCCGGGTCTGCGGCGAGGTCATCACCGACCTGGAACGCGGCGTCACCCCGCACCAGCTCGACCAACTGCTCGACTGCGGCATCGCCACCGGCTGCCAGCTCGCCACCGAGGTGGCCCGGCTGCCGGGCGGGGTGGTGGCGTGA
- a CDS encoding FtsK/SpoIIIE family DNA translocase, which produces MAGRTSQASRRRGASPRGTTNSRARQPAKKAARAAPRRRPAARPGPGQVVGQAARALWMGLAHGVGWAFRQAGSARGLDPEQRRDGAGLLVFGLALLSAVALWFSGAGPVGARLADTFRLFLGAISVVVPVLLMIGAWRLMREPVDPEHRGRGLVGWTSMLVATAAMLHIGQDPADAGQRDFAGGLVGAGVGSLTERAVTAWVAMPLLILLLVFGLLVVTATPINKVPERLGLLFGTRIAPPGAEETDEAPAKPAPRRRPAKRAAPPPPDPAEFDDDLDGVDLQETLVLPRKPPGRVPASRKPAEPPEHSAAPTRAEQLALTGLAGDYTLPPANMLGSGAAPKSRSKANDEVIVALTGVFDQFGVDAAVTGFTRGPTVTRYEVELGPGVKVERITQLSRNIAYAVKSPDVRILSPIPGKSAVGVEIPNTDPENVSLGDVLRSRAATSDHHPMVVALGKDIEGGYVVANLAKMPHILIAGATGAGKSSCLNSLLVSVLTRATPDEVRLLLIDPKRVEMTGYEGIPHLVTPIVTNAKKAADSLDWVVREMDMRYDDLAANGVRHIDDFNRKVRNGEIKAPPGSEREMRPYPYLLVIVDELADLMMVAPRDVEDSVVRITQLARAAGIHLVLATQRPSVDVVTGLIKANVPSRLAFATSSLADSRVILDQPGAEKLLGRGDGLFLPMGASKPIRIQGAWVTEREIADVVKFCKDQREPEFRPDVLAAPESAKKKIDEDVGDDLDLLVQAVELVVTSQFGSTSMLQRKLRVGFAKAGRLMDLMETRGVVGPSEGSKARDVLVKPDELEEVLAGLRGDG; this is translated from the coding sequence ATGGCGGGCCGTACCTCTCAGGCGAGCCGGCGGCGCGGCGCGTCGCCGCGTGGCACCACGAACAGTCGTGCCCGCCAGCCGGCGAAGAAGGCCGCCCGCGCGGCGCCCCGACGGCGGCCGGCGGCCCGGCCGGGTCCGGGGCAGGTCGTCGGGCAGGCGGCCCGCGCGCTGTGGATGGGGTTGGCGCACGGCGTCGGCTGGGCATTCCGACAGGCCGGCTCGGCCCGGGGGCTCGACCCGGAGCAGCGCCGCGACGGCGCGGGCCTGCTGGTCTTCGGTCTCGCCCTGCTCAGCGCGGTGGCCCTCTGGTTCTCCGGCGCCGGGCCGGTCGGCGCGCGGCTGGCCGACACCTTCCGGCTCTTCCTCGGGGCGATCTCGGTCGTGGTGCCGGTGCTGCTGATGATCGGCGCCTGGCGGCTGATGCGTGAGCCGGTCGATCCGGAGCACCGCGGCCGTGGCCTGGTCGGCTGGACCTCGATGCTGGTCGCCACCGCCGCGATGCTGCACATCGGACAGGACCCGGCCGACGCGGGCCAGCGCGACTTCGCCGGCGGCCTGGTCGGCGCCGGCGTCGGCAGCCTGACGGAGCGGGCGGTCACCGCCTGGGTGGCCATGCCGCTGCTGATCCTGCTGCTGGTCTTCGGTCTGCTGGTGGTCACCGCCACCCCGATCAACAAGGTCCCGGAGCGGCTCGGCCTGCTGTTCGGCACCCGGATCGCCCCGCCGGGGGCAGAGGAGACGGACGAGGCGCCCGCGAAGCCGGCGCCCCGCAGGCGTCCGGCGAAGCGGGCGGCCCCGCCGCCGCCCGATCCGGCGGAGTTCGACGACGACCTCGACGGGGTGGACCTGCAGGAGACTCTGGTCCTGCCCCGCAAGCCCCCCGGCCGGGTGCCGGCCAGCCGCAAGCCGGCCGAGCCGCCGGAGCACTCGGCTGCTCCGACCCGCGCAGAACAGCTCGCGCTGACCGGGTTGGCCGGCGACTACACGCTGCCGCCGGCGAACATGCTCGGCAGCGGTGCGGCCCCGAAGTCGCGGAGCAAGGCCAACGACGAGGTGATCGTCGCGCTCACCGGCGTCTTCGACCAGTTCGGCGTGGACGCCGCCGTCACCGGTTTCACCCGCGGGCCGACCGTCACCCGCTACGAGGTGGAGCTGGGCCCGGGCGTCAAGGTCGAGCGGATCACCCAGCTCTCCCGCAACATCGCGTACGCGGTGAAGTCGCCGGACGTGCGGATCCTCAGCCCGATCCCGGGCAAGAGCGCGGTCGGGGTGGAGATCCCGAACACCGATCCGGAGAACGTGTCGCTCGGCGACGTGCTGCGGTCGCGGGCCGCCACCAGCGACCACCACCCGATGGTGGTGGCGCTCGGCAAGGACATCGAGGGCGGCTACGTGGTGGCCAACCTCGCCAAGATGCCGCACATCCTGATCGCCGGCGCGACCGGCGCCGGCAAGTCGTCCTGCCTGAACTCCCTGCTGGTGTCCGTCCTCACCCGGGCCACCCCGGACGAGGTGCGGCTGCTGCTGATCGACCCGAAGCGGGTCGAGATGACCGGCTACGAGGGCATTCCGCACCTGGTCACCCCGATCGTGACCAACGCCAAGAAGGCGGCCGACTCGCTGGACTGGGTCGTCCGCGAGATGGACATGCGCTACGACGACCTCGCCGCCAACGGGGTCCGGCACATCGACGACTTCAACCGCAAGGTGCGCAACGGCGAGATCAAGGCGCCGCCGGGCAGCGAGCGGGAGATGCGCCCGTATCCATACCTGCTGGTGATCGTGGACGAGTTGGCGGACCTGATGATGGTCGCCCCGCGTGACGTGGAGGACTCCGTCGTCCGGATCACCCAGCTCGCCCGCGCGGCCGGCATCCACCTGGTGCTGGCCACCCAGCGCCCGTCGGTCGACGTGGTCACCGGCCTGATCAAGGCGAACGTGCCGTCCCGGTTGGCGTTCGCCACGTCCTCGCTGGCCGACTCGCGGGTCATCCTCGACCAACCGGGCGCGGAGAAGCTGCTCGGCCGCGGCGACGGCCTGTTCCTGCCGATGGGCGCCTCGAAGCCGATCCGGATCCAGGGCGCCTGGGTGACCGAGCGCGAGATCGCCGACGTGGTGAAGTTCTGCAAGGACCAGCGAGAGCCGGAGTTCCGGCCGGACGTGCTCGCCGCGCCGGAGAGCGCCAAGAAGAAGATCGACGAGGACGTCGGCGACGACCTCGACCTGCTGGTGCAGGCGGTCGAGCTGGTGGTCACCTCGCAGTTCGGCTCGACCTCGATGCTCCAGCGCAAGCTACGGGTCGGCTTCGCCAAGGCGGGGCGGCTGATGGACCTCATGGAGACCCGGGGAGTGGTCGGCCCGTCGGAGGGGTCGAAGGCCCGCGACGTGCTGGTCAAGCCGGACGAGTTGGAGGAGGTCCTGGCCGGCCTGCGCGGCGATGGGTGA
- a CDS encoding PspA/IM30 family protein produces MANPFVKGWKYLMALFGARIDEHADPKVQIQQAIEEAQRQHQALVQQAAAVIGNQRQLEMKLSRQMTEVERLQANARQALVLADQARARGDEAEAGRYEQSAQILATQLVSAEQATEDLKTLHDQALAAAAQARRAVENNSMILQQKLAERTKLLSQLEQAKMQESVARSLESMSSLTAPANTPSLDEVRDRIEQRYATAMGRAELAGNSVEGRMLEIQKSTLDSAGSSRLEQIRSSMAGEQLGGKQERPAAEQAQPAGPAADPAAAARLDELRASMGRERGTGDTTAAG; encoded by the coding sequence ATGGCTAACCCGTTCGTCAAGGGGTGGAAGTACCTGATGGCGCTCTTCGGCGCCAGGATCGACGAGCACGCCGATCCGAAGGTGCAGATCCAGCAGGCCATCGAGGAGGCCCAGCGTCAGCACCAGGCGCTGGTCCAGCAGGCCGCCGCCGTGATCGGCAACCAGCGGCAGCTGGAGATGAAGCTGTCCCGCCAGATGACCGAGGTCGAGCGCTTGCAGGCCAACGCCCGCCAGGCACTGGTCCTCGCCGACCAGGCCCGTGCCCGGGGCGACGAGGCCGAGGCCGGCCGCTACGAGCAGTCCGCGCAGATCCTGGCCACCCAGCTGGTCTCGGCCGAGCAGGCCACGGAGGACCTGAAGACCCTGCACGACCAGGCGCTCGCCGCCGCCGCCCAGGCCCGCCGGGCGGTCGAGAACAACTCGATGATCCTCCAGCAGAAGCTCGCCGAGCGCACCAAGCTGCTCAGCCAGCTCGAGCAGGCCAAGATGCAGGAGAGCGTGGCCCGCTCGCTGGAGTCGATGTCCTCGCTGACCGCCCCCGCCAACACGCCCTCGCTCGACGAGGTGCGCGACCGGATCGAGCAGCGGTACGCCACGGCGATGGGTCGCGCCGAACTGGCCGGCAACTCCGTCGAGGGCCGGATGCTGGAGATCCAGAAGTCGACCCTCGACTCGGCCGGCTCCTCTCGGCTGGAACAGATCCGGTCGAGCATGGCCGGCGAGCAGCTCGGCGGCAAGCAGGAACGACCGGCTGCGGAGCAGGCCCAGCCCGCCGGGCCGGCCGCCGACCCGGCCGCCGCCGCCCGGCTGGACGAGCTGCGGGCCAGCATGGGCCGGGAGCGCGGCACCGGGGACACCACCGCCGCCGGCTGA